A window from Alphaproteobacteria bacterium encodes these proteins:
- a CDS encoding GNAT family N-acetyltransferase — MNDMASKSIKPPKISLRPAQAADHDFAADLYLESRKKLLTALGTWDEGRVKSRFDAVFKPDQAQVIHSDGADIGWMQISEGGDGFHLHQLYLVGRYRNRGIGRALVVALQKRARRMRKPIALNVIRGNPALSLYRRLGFHIVGEDDERLHLRWLPEKPKGR, encoded by the coding sequence ATGAACGATATGGCGAGCAAATCGATCAAACCGCCGAAGATATCGCTTCGTCCGGCGCAGGCGGCTGACCATGATTTTGCTGCCGATCTTTATCTTGAGAGCCGCAAGAAGCTCCTCACGGCACTCGGCACTTGGGACGAAGGACGGGTAAAGTCGCGGTTCGATGCGGTATTCAAGCCCGACCAGGCGCAGGTGATTCATTCGGACGGCGCCGACATTGGCTGGATGCAGATCTCGGAAGGCGGGGATGGATTTCATCTTCATCAGCTCTACCTTGTCGGTCGCTACCGCAATCGTGGAATCGGCCGCGCACTGGTCGTAGCGTTGCAGAAACGCGCCCGCAGGATGAGAAAACCGATCGCGCTCAATGTGATCAGGGGCAACCCCGCCTTATCCCTTTACCGTCGGCTTGGCTTTCATATCGTTGGCGAGGATGACGAAAGGCTTCACCTGCGCTGGTTGCCGGAAAAGCCAAAAGGCCGCTGA
- a CDS encoding tetratricopeptide repeat protein, whose amino-acid sequence MTSERAIGASTPSKATGRSPPPPGRRRLAAVMFADMADYSRHMEEEEELSSAQVVRSVELFKSLIADYGGQVKNVAGDGILALFESAEQALRYAISIQNEFRDQAVWSDGEPVRFRIGLNLGEVTETDGNVQGHCVNVAARLQAMAEPGGILVTSAILDAVRDHSNISLHPLGRQTLKNIAETIEVFAVARSGQPVHGNSENIRAAPAADALRQPSIAVLALDNLSAEPANHHLCEGIVEDIIANLSRFRSVTVIARHSAFLFRRNASPAREIGRRLGVRYLLGGSLRRAGKRMRIAVELVDAESESVIWSDRFDIGMEDVFDLQDEITSAVASRLAIQIDFAESREDVQRPSDMRAYGLVLRGQHLILHYTKEANAHARRLFEEAIEIAPDYGRAYSSMSRTHNLDWRYTWSSDPDASLDAAVELARNAVLRDHLDARGYAALGLANLYKKRHDEALADYARAIALNPNDADILAEYADALVYVEQPTRSIELMEKAMRLNPYYPDWYLWYLADAYNAMGRPADVIATIQRMQNPNEGRRLLAANYAQLGMMDEARAQAREVMRLHPEFTIARWRHRPPYRDQAVLERYIGFLRKAGLPD is encoded by the coding sequence ATGACCAGCGAACGCGCAATTGGCGCTTCAACGCCATCGAAGGCCACGGGCCGGTCTCCCCCGCCACCCGGTCGGCGGCGTCTCGCCGCCGTCATGTTCGCGGACATGGCCGACTACAGCAGGCATATGGAGGAAGAAGAGGAGCTAAGTTCCGCTCAAGTCGTACGGTCCGTCGAGCTCTTCAAGTCTTTGATCGCCGATTATGGCGGGCAGGTGAAGAACGTCGCCGGCGACGGTATCCTCGCGCTTTTCGAAAGCGCCGAGCAAGCGCTTCGCTACGCCATCAGCATCCAGAACGAGTTTCGAGATCAGGCCGTATGGTCGGACGGCGAGCCAGTTCGCTTTCGGATTGGACTTAACTTGGGCGAGGTCACCGAAACCGACGGCAATGTCCAGGGTCATTGCGTGAACGTGGCGGCCCGGCTCCAGGCCATGGCCGAGCCGGGAGGCATCCTCGTGACCAGCGCCATCCTGGATGCGGTACGCGATCATTCGAACATTTCCCTCCACCCGCTCGGGCGTCAGACGCTCAAGAACATCGCCGAGACTATTGAGGTGTTCGCCGTCGCACGCTCGGGCCAGCCGGTTCATGGCAACTCTGAAAACATCCGGGCCGCACCGGCGGCCGACGCGTTGCGTCAACCCTCGATCGCCGTACTTGCACTCGACAACCTGTCCGCCGAGCCCGCCAATCACCATTTGTGCGAAGGTATCGTCGAGGACATCATCGCCAATTTAAGCCGCTTCCGTAGCGTCACGGTCATTGCGCGTCATTCGGCGTTCCTTTTTCGCCGTAATGCCAGTCCGGCGCGCGAGATCGGTCGGCGTCTGGGCGTGCGCTATCTACTCGGCGGCAGCCTCCGTCGCGCCGGCAAGCGAATGCGCATCGCCGTCGAACTGGTCGACGCGGAATCCGAGAGCGTCATATGGTCCGACCGATTCGATATCGGAATGGAGGACGTTTTCGATCTTCAGGACGAGATTACAAGCGCCGTCGCGTCACGCTTGGCCATCCAAATCGATTTCGCCGAGAGCCGCGAAGACGTTCAGCGGCCGAGCGACATGCGTGCCTACGGCTTGGTCCTTCGCGGCCAGCATTTGATCTTGCATTACACGAAAGAGGCGAATGCCCACGCGCGCCGTCTCTTCGAGGAAGCGATCGAGATCGCCCCGGACTACGGCCGTGCTTACAGCTCGATGTCCCGAACCCATAATCTCGACTGGCGCTATACGTGGTCGTCCGATCCCGATGCGTCCCTCGACGCCGCCGTGGAACTGGCGCGCAACGCAGTCCTGCGCGATCACCTCGATGCTCGGGGTTATGCGGCACTGGGGCTTGCCAACCTTTACAAGAAGCGGCATGACGAAGCGCTTGCCGACTATGCGCGGGCGATCGCGCTGAACCCGAATGACGCCGACATCCTCGCCGAATACGCCGATGCGTTGGTCTATGTCGAGCAGCCAACGCGTTCCATCGAACTCATGGAAAAGGCGATGCGCCTTAACCCATATTACCCGGATTGGTATCTGTGGTATCTCGCCGATGCCTACAACGCCATGGGACGCCCGGCCGACGTGATTGCGACGATCCAGCGGATGCAAAACCCGAACGAAGGCAGACGGCTGCTCGCCGCCAATTACGCCCAGCTTGGCATGATGGACGAAGCGCGCGCCCAAGCGCGAGAGGTCATGCGGCTCCATCCCGAGTTCACCATTGCACGCTGGCGTCATCGCCCGCCCTATCGCGATCAGGCAGTCCTCGAGCGATATATAGGATTTTTGCGCAAGGCGGGCCTGCCCGATTGA
- a CDS encoding response regulator transcription factor: MFTSTEFAGTGRVDLRELRLAEQEREGAPAARIAYLHPPKAETRAPGPHIRKPPVNVLLIDSRSLFREGIKIMLRHSSYSVATEADSVALALSRAPLATSPQLVIYGLHLDAMEGSESLNALRKAFPESRLVVQADPSIEPAFVLESFQLGIDAWLTLNVSSAVLIGSLDLVMSGERIFPAAAILGLAGKAMTSRAFLIEGAKNPESLRDARILSCLAAGHSNKMIAHELNVTHGTVKALLRALFQKIGVANRTQAAVWAIGRKANVSLNGA, translated from the coding sequence ATGTTCACGTCGACGGAATTTGCGGGAACCGGCCGGGTCGACTTGCGCGAACTTCGTCTCGCAGAGCAAGAACGCGAGGGCGCTCCGGCCGCGAGGATCGCCTATCTGCATCCGCCCAAGGCAGAAACGCGCGCGCCCGGACCGCACATTCGAAAGCCGCCCGTCAACGTCTTGCTGATCGATAGCCGTTCCCTCTTCAGAGAGGGGATCAAGATCATGCTGCGGCATAGTAGCTACTCGGTCGCCACAGAGGCCGATAGTGTGGCACTGGCGTTATCAAGAGCGCCTCTTGCGACATCACCGCAGCTTGTAATCTACGGTCTCCATCTTGACGCCATGGAGGGGAGCGAATCGCTCAATGCTCTCCGAAAGGCGTTCCCGGAGAGCCGACTCGTCGTGCAGGCCGATCCTTCAATCGAACCCGCGTTCGTACTCGAGTCCTTCCAGCTCGGCATCGACGCGTGGCTCACCTTGAACGTTTCGTCGGCCGTATTGATCGGTTCGCTCGATTTGGTGATGTCGGGCGAGCGAATTTTTCCGGCGGCGGCGATCTTGGGCCTTGCGGGAAAGGCAATGACCAGTAGGGCCTTCTTGATTGAGGGCGCGAAGAATCCCGAGTCGTTACGCGATGCGCGAATTTTGAGCTGCCTCGCCGCTGGCCATTCGAACAAGATGATCGCACATGAACTCAACGTGACGCACGGCACGGTTAAAGCTTTGCTCAGGGCGCTATTCCAGAAAATCGGGGTCGCTAACCGGACTCAGGCCGCGGTCTGGGCGATCGGCAGAAAGGCAAATGTGAGTCTGAACGGCGCCTGA